The Nitrospira sp. KM1 genome includes a window with the following:
- a CDS encoding DUF4136 domain-containing protein has product MNIRLLILWLALGLLAAGGCSKVKAMYEDKRYEIKVHTDFDPSVDFSSFHTFAHSGMTDRGRQIAATDNKSPLRMRVKEIVNKQLVAKELRQVGLEDHPDLLVHLLFGVNDADKFQEATLVVNLAESSKKRRVWQAVITETIGESLEKNFEMVDKGVAKAFKDYPQAK; this is encoded by the coding sequence GTGAACATCAGATTGCTGATCCTGTGGCTGGCGCTAGGCCTGCTCGCTGCTGGAGGCTGTTCGAAGGTGAAGGCGATGTACGAGGATAAGAGGTACGAGATCAAGGTACATACGGATTTCGACCCGTCCGTCGACTTCTCTTCGTTTCATACCTTTGCCCATTCGGGGATGACGGACAGAGGGCGACAGATCGCAGCCACTGACAACAAGTCGCCCTTGAGGATGAGGGTGAAGGAAATCGTCAACAAGCAACTCGTGGCCAAGGAACTTCGGCAAGTCGGCTTGGAAGACCACCCAGACCTGCTGGTACACTTGTTATTCGGCGTGAATGATGCCGATAAATTTCAGGAAGCCACCTTGGTCGTGAATCTGGCTGAATCGTCGAAAAAGAGGCGGGTGTGGCAGGCCGTGATCACCGAAACGATAGGAGAGAGCTTGGAGAAGAACTTTGAAATGGTCGACAAGGGAGTCGCCAAGGCCTTCAAAGACTATCCTCAGGCCAAATGA